AGCAATGAGGCTAGAGCTTTACGGCGACTAACTATTTCCGTTCAAAGGCAAGAGGGCAGATAGGAGACGAACAGCTGAATTTTCGACGAAGTAAGGAAGCAGTTACCAACTAGTCGAACTGAATTGTGCGCCCACTTTTTCCATATAACTCGCGAGTTTGTCAATTCACCTTGTAGAATTAGCGGAGGAGAGGAAAGAAGTAGGCCCACTTGTTTACTGGTATCATTTGTATCTATTATGTTTTACCCTCATGACTTAAAAAACCCCAAATGACCAATCCTGAGACCGAGGCGCCTTGAAGAAGGAAAGCATAAAAGCTGATGAAGTGCACCTCGGATTAGGAAAGTAAGAGATGCGCAGAGTTCTGGGATTATTTTGACAACCCAGCGGGaccataataattttttttgtttaatcttTACATTTCGCAATAACGGCaagttgtatttttttctttgaaaaatgttcccTTCAATTCTGAGGAAATTTATGTTATAATTGTGGGTCGAGAGTTTTACCGTTTTAGACGCGCATTTCTAAATTCCTTTTTCTGGGTCTCTCCCTGTACGGTCTTGaataagtttttaaaaaagttcgAGGAAAATGGTGGTAAATTTTAACTTAAAGATTGTTGAAATTACTTGAGAAAGTGTATCTTCTATTTATTTGTACGATTTTTCCTAAAATCTACAGTTAATCGAAAAAGTTAATCCGAAAGATCTACTCGTTTGTATGATATTTAATCTTATGCGTTCTGTTTTGTAACTATGTACCCTAAGAACTATGTTATCGGTAAACATGCTtaccagtaatttttttttcactgcctATATGGTTATCTAATCGACGTGAGCTCCCAGAAAATCAGCATGCAAAGCTGTTAAGATAATGTTTTATCAAAAAAAACTCAGACTTTGTAACGATAAAAAGTGCTAAGAATaattgaaataaattaaaagtgAAGTACTTCCGATGTTTTTATGAGCACCTTTTTCATAAACGCTCAGCAACGTTTTGCTGAGGCCTATAGGATTGTTAAACAGCGTGGATCCAAATTAACCGATCTGAGACTGAATCACGCGTTGTATCGTCCGTGTTGTATCATTGTTGTATTTTTTGGTGCCATGGTTTTAGTTTGGCCCCAAAATATTTCACAGCTGCGCCTCAGGTTCCCTTTCGAAAATCCGGTCAAACCTTAATTTTGGTGACCGTCATTTTTGCCATCAGATATGCTTAAACGGAGGCATTTAATGTATTACTATAAAATTCCCTGAATAAGTCTACGTAAGCTAGACGAAATGCGTCGGAGACTAAACAAGTTTTACACACACAGTTCgcagagtgctgctcactagtttagttCTTTAAATTCATTTTGTATTGTACCGACCTAAGGCATGTTCTTAAATGTGGCAGTGACTAACGTTTTGGATGACACcgtgaccgaaaactgatgggtTATGGACCTCTGCTGCTTAGTGTGCTTCGAAAATGATTGACAGAGTGTACTCCTTGTGTGTCCTTTAGACCAAGGAACAAAGGACACCTTACAAATAGTTGAAAACATAAACCTTTTTCAATACATGTAAATCATAGTTTGTCCTATCAGACAATAAATCCATCTCGAGCTCCCGACAAAATAAAGTTTGCTTTTCCTTCACTGTACCATCATTTCTTGTCATAAAGCGTCGGCTTTTCTCCGTCGAGAGTAGAGAACGAGGTTACTAATTTGTTTCCAGTAGTTCCAATGCCAGAACTGCGCAATAAATGAATACGTGGTTTTGCCCATTGAATACTGTACCAACAACCAGGTTACAATCATAACAGTAATGTGAGtcaaattgaattgaatttcaATCTTTGTTAATGCGGACGAGACCTTGTTTTCCTCTGTCAGGTGAGGTTTCCGGGGGGTGATGCATTCCAATATCAAAACCTCACTTGATGTCACATCCGTACAGTTCAATCCGCAAAGCTATTCTCCCGTAAAATGTTTTTGGAATTATACGGACTGCAGTGGCTTCAAAGGGATTTGCTATCTTGTTTGTTACCACGGCATTTTGGTTCTTATTGCCGGTGAAATTCTGAAAGTACAAGAGAAAATATCTTTGAATGTAGCGTTAAAGGCACACCTTCAAACGACAGACATTGCGTGCctcggaacaattttcatatatgaaaattccacccgaatccgagattcatccaattagatcgctgcgataagaaatacgaatttccataacaaaaacaaacggtcgaaaacctgtcggttgaaggtgggcctttaagcttTTCATTTCAACAGTCTTCTCAGCTGTCTCCTATTGTAGTTGAGTGTATAAGGTGAGCAGCTCCAAGACTGGGGACGACAAACGTGCAGATGCATAAAAGCTCAAACTTAACACAGTAATTATGATGACTATCAAAGTGGTAGTAGATTTTTAGTAGATTTGGGACTAGAACTCGAGCAAGCACTTTCTTGTCAATTTGTTTAGAAACTAGACATTTCTCCTTTCCGTGCTCACGGTGAGAACTGCAGGACAAATCGATTTGACCTCGGAAAGTATCGATCGAGAAATGATTGGGACCTATACGCAACAATGTAAGAAGTTACCTTTGAATCGCTGATATGTACACCGAAACGATAAAAAGCAACAATGGCAATGTGGTTAAGCCTCCCAGACAGAATCTTTCTTCGGAATTGAGGGAGAaccatatcatatcatatcatatcatatcatatatctttcttcaccctcggattttagagtagcttggtgtagctaatatctccaagcatttaccctcccaaccatgatacaccacagaagacagaccacaacaccgggaactacatgccctaccaATAGTATGAGCATTGAAAAAGTGACATGATATCCACCCAGGAAATTTCGTCTTACCACTAATTTGTTGCTTTCCATATATTGTTGGAGAGTCGAAGCTCCCTTTTTCTTGTACATGACGTGATATTCTTTCACCCAATAATGGTTTCTACCGTTTCCTTGCGTGGCGATGTGTGTGATTATTTTTACTTCCGGTTCGAAGTTTACTTGGAACCACTGGTCTTTGTAATCATCGTTTGGAGTCCAGCTTCCCTCCTTGCTGTGAAGTCTCCCCCATACCTTTTTGCTGTCCGGATGCGTGGACGATACCTTTATCATGGTATCTTTGATTAGACCGTCTTCCATTCCAAGTGGTTTTGAACAAGCTATTTCGAAAATGCAACGCGAAAATAGTTCAGTCAATTGAAAGAGTTACACTATGAATGGCAAGAATCACACTAGGTGACACCGCCCTTATGTTGGTGCTTGTTTTGGAAGAATTCCCTAATTAGAAATAAGACTTAAGCCGACTTAAGCCCTGTGCAAATGGACGcaccattgttggccaacattgTTCCAGCATTGTCgggtgttacatgttgcgtccgttAATGCACACCCTGCTGCATGTTGTTACGTGTTGTTTtacgaagtttgaaactggtcaaacttttaagccaacaactcccaacatttcttttgttccgtgatcgccgAAGCGTAGGACaacaatagaccgaatgcataaatggcggccaaaacaatattcttttgtttatgtgctaattagcctcactagcctcgtttgcatggccaaaatacaaaagaaaggttgcttgagagcgaggctagtgagtctcattagcataaacaaaagaatacatttttgtcCGCcttttatgcattcggtcaatgttTCATCCGTTTGTACAGCTGTAGCCACGCACGCGCATTACATAcggtctccatggagatagcaacGCATTTACATGttaaaaacaagatggcagccaaattttgtaagtttacaaagtcttatgggtcgtatccttcacataatacactgcacgtccGTTTGCACTGGGCTTTACAACGAATTTAAAAATACTGCCAGGTTGCGGTAtacttggttttcactcacgtgatcaacagacatgtttctttaacgaaaacaaaagaaaacgtttgcataatatttgagttcaattcccggaggattgggtcgggacaccaacatggccgccgtttctttgtttggggacaccaacgtAGCGGTCGTGACCTCGATATTAGAAATGTGAATTGAGGATGGCTGTGTTTTTAAGTTTTTTCTCTGTGATCTTTTAGAACTTGTGCAATGCAAATATATAGATCAACTGAATAATATTGTTGATGGTAGCGAGACTCACAATCATTAAGGCTCGTTGTATTTCCTCCACAAACGCATCGTCGCACTGAGGATCCTGGGATAGGTACGCAAACCCCAATACAGTCTTGACTCGGCGTGTAGACACGAGACACCATCGTGAGATACAAGGCTCCTTCTGTTGGCTTTAAGTCACTGAGATTCCATTCAACGGTTTTGTCGTTCAAATCACACCTTTTTAACGTTGAATAATAGTTTATGCTGAAGCACTTTTCAGTGCGTTCGCAGGTTATTACACAAGATTCTAGTCCTTTCACTGCTACTGTAGAGATCACGTGTCCTGATAGCGCATGCTCGGGAACTGACCTGGCTACGCGGCAGGGATCATAGTGTCCAGaggttttttgccaaaaaagtatGCTCAGGAGAAGGAAAGAAGAGACTTTCAAAAGCGGAGGCATGAATTGTAAGCGTTCATCTCTCATGGACACAACTTCGCCTAAAGGAA
This DNA window, taken from Montipora foliosa isolate CH-2021 unplaced genomic scaffold, ASM3666993v2 scaffold_28, whole genome shotgun sequence, encodes the following:
- the LOC137986709 gene encoding neuropilin-1-like, whose product is MRDERLQFMPPLLKVSSFLLLSILFWQKTSGHYDPCRVARSVPEHALSGHVISTVAVKGLESCVITCERTEKCFSINYYSTLKRCDLNDKTVEWNLSDLKPTEGALYLTMVSRVYTPSQDCIGVCVPIPGSSVRRCVCGGNTTSLNDSCSKPLGMEDGLIKDTMIKVSSTHPDSKKVWGRLHSKEGSWTPNDDYKDQWFQVNFEPEVKIITHIATQGNGRNHYWVKEYHVMYKKKGASTLQQYMESNKLVNFTGNKNQNAVVTNKIANPFEATAVRIIPKTFYGRIALRIELYGCDIK